In the genome of Candoia aspera isolate rCanAsp1 chromosome 1, rCanAsp1.hap2, whole genome shotgun sequence, one region contains:
- the CD24 gene encoding signal transducer CD24, producing MGTTLAWRFAFGLLVLALLSPSQAEDNKTSTTPMHNNPNVTSTPFSMTNTTTKGHGNALQSTAGLFILSVSFLYIC from the exons ATGGGCACGACGCTGGCTTGGCGGTTCGCCTTCGGACTTTTAGTCCTGGCGCTTCTTTCGCCCTCTCAG GCAGAGGATAATAAAACTTCTACTACCCCGATGCACAATAATCCAAACGTGACTTCTACGCCATTTAGCATGACCAATACCACTACCAAGGGACATGGAAACGCTCTTCAGTCAACTGCTGGCCTCTTCATTCTCTCAGTCTCTTTCCTGTATATTTGTTAA